The window AAATAATTTAAGAGTTTCAAATTAAGtatagaaaataatgatttaaagGTTAGAGGCATGACTTTTAAAgagaattttctcaaaatgcatatttatattagaaaaaccttagttgacTTAGACTAAGTTTAAACATcatatttttaccaaaataataattttgaaaactttaagaactttgaaaaaaattgataagatttttttaaaatttttttaaaatttaaatctgtttttaaatttcttttattattgatttttatataagCCCATTCTATGCCTTCTACATCATTATTCTTAATGAACTCAATCATTCTTACATGTTTAATCCTTGATTGAATTtgtaatcttttaaaaaatatatatataaaacacgGTAAAATAGTCCTAAACCGGGATAAATGAAATATAACTACCAACTTAATgaccaaatttaataaattgtaaACATAAATACAATACTAGTTTACAAATTTCATCGTCTATTTATTATTCTTGTTTGCTTTTAGTAGGGAGTAGAAAATAGAAAGCAAAATGTGGATGAGAGAAATGGatgaattgaatttatttttgaaaattaaattttttgatatttttattcaattttctttaatcATATGTTGAATGAATAAGAGCAATATCAAAGAACGTTAATgttatccttaatttaaatattagcaTCTATggatttattatatattagtttaaattaaaatagaataaaaatttgaaaatggaaaaatttattattaatttgaattaaagtaagagatagagtttgaattatagtaaaattcaaatataaatgcaTATAAATATCCAGTCTCATTACTGAAAGTTATGTCATATTTTTCTCTATCTCCTTCATTTTCTATAAGCAACCGGTTAATTTGTTAAAATTTGGAATAGGTGAGGATGTATAACATATATTTGGTCCAAAATATAAGAAagtaatttcaatattttattattttctttcttattcaacattttcttttcttttctttcttacgGAAGAAAAGATGGCCACTGCACCATTAAATGTAAGGGTGACTGAAGGAGGTAATTAATGTGTGTGACACATCTGAATGAAGATGGATCCCAATCAATAATTTACAGTAGTAAATTGTTAGAGTGTAGTAATAAAAAAGTGGAGGTATGATCCCTACACTGCACCATAAAATGTTGTGGCGGCTGAAAAAGGCGATGAGCCTAATGGCCAACGCCTTCAGGCTTCTTCCAAGGGAAAGGGTGTCTTTAGGTGAAGGAGAGAAAGGCTGAGAGCGTGTGAGGTAGGTAGCACCGTAGCAATGGCACAACATGGGTTGAGAATTTGAGATAAGGTCACAGGTGATGGGCATTAACTAGACGCCTTAAAATTCCCCTCTTTGAGATTAAGTCATAGGCGATGGGCATTAACGAGATGCCTTAAAActcccctccctccctccctctctctctcgaATTTGAGATTAGGTCATAGGTGATGGGCACTAACTAGACGCCTTAAAATTGCCGCCCccctccctctctttctctcactctctctctctttcatttGAGATTAGGTCTCTCTCTCGAATGTGAGATTAGGTCATAGGTGATGGGCATTAACTAGACGCCTTAAAATCCCCCTCTCCCCCACCTATTTACATATGCAAAAATAGAAATAGGTCATTTATAGAAGCAAATAGAATTATATGCAACAAAATTAGTCAACTTATGGCCAAGGTTAATGGGAATGCGAACATGCTCAGAATATCACTGTTGGCATGAAATCCCAAATAATAACCTCCTCCTtgtctcttctcttcttggcaGCCGAATTGTGAGCATCCCACCCACACCATAGCTCTAGGTAAACCAATCTTGAATACTTCCCACCAGCATTTGTTTGCTGCCATATCTATCTTTGGGTCATGCTGAGTTGAAGGAGACTCGTCGCAGTCTTTGCCATAACGCCCACAAAGTCACCATCACTGGGCTAGGAGGGCCTCTTCTTAGCCACTTCCCTTTCTGGAATTTGTTTTCAGCACTTTCTTGTTGTTTTCTTACTTATAACCCTCCTTcagtttttaatattaaaaattctgCCTTCACCATTGGAGCTCATAAATTTGCTTCCACTATATACAATTTCAAAATAGGTGATCACGCAATCAAAATTATTGTATTCATCTCAAGAGAGCTTTCTATCTTATCAGATGATCAATTGTGAAAGTTGGTGAGGGGAGGGAATAACATTAATAGAGGAATTAATGTATCAGAAGCCCCCATTcctaaaaaaatgagaaaaagaaaaaatatacaaagatatttaaaaacttactcCTTTTGAGGACCATCAAGGCCTTTTTCCCTATCACTTGTACGAAGAAACACTTGACCCAACTTAGAAGCTTTCTTGGGTATTTTCACAAACAATCTCCAAGCAAAACTCTTAACTATTTGTCGTTGAGATACATTTATTATGAGTCCAAGGACCACACCTTGATTCTAAGCCTACCCAATTGTTAGAGGGCATGCGAGTTGGAACAAGGCCCTCAAATTCAACCAAATTAGCAGCCGTGTTCGACACTAACTAGACTTGGACTAAAAGAGAGGGTCACATTCTAACAcccaaataaataaagcaaaagcaaaagaagGGACTTATctcattttatttacaaaaggaaaaaaagaccCGAAAAGGGAGTACAAGGCCAAAGGTCCTCCCTAGAGGCCTACAGACCCATTACCCCATTCCAATTTCAAGCCTCGAAGCTATGTGAAATGACTGAATGAGTCAAATTtccacaaaaaagaaaaaagaaagaaagaaaagtgaagTGGGACAGCGGCAAAGGGGACCACTTTGCTTGGGAGTCTCATAAACTAGGTTGTTACTGTGCCTAAAGGGGCTGTAGGTGCCCCACTTGCAGCACCTCTTCAACACACTGCAAAGCAAGGAAAAACGAAAAGTGGGTAAAGTGGTCACAGGATCTAAGGGCGGGCCTTTCTTTTGAAAACAATGCCACAAGCCCAATATGAAACCCACGTTCCTATTAACAGCCTAACCGTCCCTCTAACTGCTACTTCCCCTCTACTATTCAATTCTCTTCTTATCACCTCTTCCCTTTTTATCTCCTATCTCTGCTTTCTTCAAACCTTAAACCAGATAATTCTTACCCAGAGAATTATCAAACGATGAAGTGGGGAAGAAAGAAACCTTCTTCTCCTTCCTCCTCGTCCCGGGCTTCTTCCATGTCTCGTGTCTTTCCTGTTTCCTGGTTTTCTAAGTTTAAGCAAATGGGGGGCAGTTCTAGGCCTCAACCCGAAAGAGTGAAGCCAAAAGGGAGGAAGAATTCGCCTTCTAGGAGTTCATGGCAGCATGCTAGTTGTGGAGACGGTAGATTCTATGGcggaggagatgatggcttttGGAGATTATCGTTTGGAGAGGAGGATGATGTCATGAAAAGGAGAGATAGATGTATTTTGAGGTCTGTTCTGTATGATTCGGATGATGAGGTTGAACTTCCATTGTCAAGTTGCAGAAGCTGCAGATCCAGTTCTACAAAAGTGGGGGAAAGAGGGGAGTCCCAGAAGTTCAGTGACATGGTGTCCGATGaaagaaagatgagaaaattgCATGGAGACGTAGAGATTTCCCTGGGGAATGGTGCACataaaggagaaaaaggaaGGCAGGAAACAAAATTCAAGATACCCAGGCAGGAAACTGTGAAAGAGCGGAGATCACGAAAAGCTAACGGAAGGGTTTTGAAAGAGAAGTGGTCAGAATTTGAGAATGAATTAGATGCAGCAaagaaatcaacaaaatcaGTAGAAAAGCATAGCTTGAAACCAGAACCAGTAAGTAGAATTCAAACTAAAGGAGAGCATAGCAAGTTAACAACCTCTCATCCAAGGAAACATCGCCATGCCGCTTCCATGAATTTAAGAAGTTCGATTCTAGGAACAATTGAAGAAGATTGTACATTTGCTTCTCTTAATTTGGAAGAACCTGATGCACCtagtaaagaagaaaaaagaaaattgaaagaaatggaCATCAAGGAACTAATGTCAAAGAGTGAGAACCAGAGAAAATCCATTCATCTAAGCAGGGAATTGCAGAGCAGAACAAAACAGAGGAGCAAAATCAGAGTTCACTCACCAAGAACACCTTCCAAGGTGGAAATTTGCAAAATAAAAGCCCTGGAAGACATGAAGGCcaaaatgaagatgaagaagaagattgaGGAGAGAATTCTTGAAGGAAGAACACAAATAGAAAGCTTTGCTGTTGTAAAAAGCTCCCTTGACCCACAGAAGGACTTCAGAGATTCGATGATTGAAATGATCATGGAGAAAGGGATTAGCCAGCCAGAAGAACTCGAGGAACTCTTGGCTTGTTATCTGACATTGAACTCAGATGAATACCATGACCTCATAATCAAGGTCTTCCGGCAGGTATGGTTTGGCTTGAACCGAGCTTATTTTGATCCTGAATTACAGAATGAACATTGCTATGAATGACCAACTTGTAAACATATTGCAAATCCTAACTctcaattttcttatattatgCCACTAATTTTCATTAATCTGAAGGATTTATTGCCAAAGAAGAATCAAAATAGGTTCTCTTATGCAACTTAAGAGAAGAATTTCTGTTGTTCTAATTTCATGCAAAATAGAGTGTATGCTTAGATGATGATGTTCTACCAATGTACCGATTAAGCGATTCCTAAAACAATGAAGTCATAAAACCTATTTCACAAGGGCAGTTAAATTGatcattttggaaattgaaatatGAGTAATCCAGGTCAAGTTGAGGGCTTATGTATTGTATTTGAGAGAGGCAATGAGGAGGATTTTATTTGGTTTACCTTTGTGGAGGGAGAATTTTCAAGGTAGTTTGGGATGAGGCCCACAAACTCTCTTCTCCCTTTAATTTTCCTCTCACCTGTAGAAGGATTCCTTTTCACAATGCCTTTAAAGGTTAGTAAAAAATGCAAAAGGAAAAGTCACAAAATTGTTTATTCTTTTCctgttttatgttttaaagactCCTAACTTCTGCAGAAATTATATTTATGGTTAATTGAAGCACCGGATTCCCA of the Vitis vinifera cultivar Pinot Noir 40024 chromosome 10, ASM3070453v1 genome contains:
- the LOC100243022 gene encoding transcription repressor OFP5; its protein translation is MKWGRKKPSSPSSSSRASSMSRVFPVSWFSKFKQMGGSSRPQPERVKPKGRKNSPSRSSWQHASCGDGRFYGGGDDGFWRLSFGEEDDVMKRRDRCILRSVLYDSDDEVELPLSSCRSCRSSSTKVGERGESQKFSDMVSDERKMRKLHGDVEISLGNGAHKGEKGRQETKFKIPRQETVKERRSRKANGRVLKEKWSEFENELDAAKKSTKSVEKHSLKPEPVSRIQTKGEHSKLTTSHPRKHRHAASMNLRSSILGTIEEDCTFASLNLEEPDAPSKEEKRKLKEMDIKELMSKSENQRKSIHLSRELQSRTKQRSKIRVHSPRTPSKVEICKIKALEDMKAKMKMKKKIEERILEGRTQIESFAVVKSSLDPQKDFRDSMIEMIMEKGISQPEELEELLACYLTLNSDEYHDLIIKVFRQVWFGLNRAYFDPELQNEHCYE